The DNA segment CTAAACTTATACTATGTTTCACCAGCTTGTCTGAAATTATTTCTACTATAATGATTATTGATGAACCTTCAAACTTTGTTTAGGTAACAAAAGATCTAACTAACCTTCAAACTTTGTCAAACAAACACAAACGACCAGCCTCAACGGTAACTGAGCTGCTGATGTGGCTTTATCTCCCACGTATACAGTTGATGTTACCGCCAAAACGCAAACGATGCCGTTTCTCACACAATTTTGTTTCAGCAAGATACCCTAGATCCTCAATCCTCATAATGGTGGAACCAGTTAtagtgtgtgttttttttgttactagTTATATAGTGAATAGGTAAAACGTAGAGACAAAGATAGTagatcaaaatgaaaaaaagggTAATGAATCGGCATTTTTGGGGGAAAATGCGAGACCAGAGGATTGTTCCGAAATTATTTGCAAGGGGAGGCACTTCTTCGCAAATAGTATATATTCTTTGGGTAACCAAAACGGGAATATTCGTTAGTATGAACTGAAGAGAATGATAGATCCACCAAAGCAGGTCAATGGACTGACTTTTGGATAACAATAGTAGATCCTAAGTAAACGGACCGGCACCAATTGGGTGTCTGAAGAGAGACAAGAGACAGAAAGAGAGTTAGACAAAACATTCCGATTGATCGAAAGAAATCGTCATGATTCTTACAAGTAAGCTTCTCAATTTCAATCttgtctttctttcttttttcgttTCTGGGTAAGTTTTTCTGGGTTTCTCATTGTTCTGTTATCCTCCATCTGAGTATATGTTTGATTGATTGCTTATATTAAATTAGCTTGAGAATGGAATTTGCAAAATGTTGATCACTCCCCTTTGACTTTCTCCTGTTCATCCATAAAAATGAgtaacaaattgaaaaaaaaaagcttagaAGTTAACCTGAACGAATCTggaaatgtttctttttttagtctaagctaataaaacaaaaaaaaacaagattgtGACTTGAGAGGATCCCTGAAGCTTTACACTTTTACATTCTATTGATTCAGTCTAAAAGAAAAGTTTGGGTCTTTGGATCAGTTTTTGCCTTGTGTCTCTCTGCTAACACTGCAGTAATAAAAGaagaattataaaagaaaagtcaaagtttgatacataaagaaaaaaaaaaaaagtttgattctTTGGATCAGTTTTTGTCTTTTATGTCTACCAAAAGAATAGTGAAAGtttattactaaaaatggttattgtttattttttcagaatgCTTGATATGGCTATCTCTGGTTACTCTGTGTACTGGGAGAACATTATACCAACGCCCTGGTAAAGGAGTCAAAGATGCTGCTACTAAGCAGCCGATTCAGACTTCACGTCCTTATAACATCGCACACAGAGGTTCCAACGGAGAGATCCCAGAAGAAACTAAAGCTGCATACTTGGTACTACCATTTGATCTTTCCTTGTATGTTTCATTTGATTATATAGGGACATTGTGCTTAAGTAATTTGATGTCTTTTTTTCTTAGAGAGCAATTGAAGACGGTACAGACTTCATAGAAACAGATATCTTGTCATCAAAAGATGGTGTGCTTATCTGTTTCCATGATGTTATCCTTGACTTAACAACCGATGTTGCGAGTCGCAAGGAGTTTGCTGGTCGTAATAGGACATATGATGTCCAAGGTTTCAAGATCCCTGGCTTTTTCACTTGTATGTTCCCaactattttctttcttttaatatatacatatggtgATGCATGCCAATGGACTCTTCTCACATAATCTCATCTAAAACTGCATAAAGAAGCATCTAGTAAAGGTTTGAAGTGTGTTTATTTGAATTTGAGCTATTAGCTAACAACTGGTTTCTCTTTGATTGCTTGCAGTTGATTTTACTCTCAAAGAACTAAAGACACTACGGACAAAACAGAGATATGCTTTTCGAGACCAGCAATACAACGGTTAGCTACTCTTTGATTTAGATGTTGCATGAAAACATTTTAACCATACTGGTCCCTTTTCAAATTGCAGGAAAGTACCCCATCATCACATTTGAAGAGTTCCTTGCCATTGCTCAGGATGCTCCAAGAGTTGTGGGGATCTATCCTGAGATTAAGAATCCAGTTTTAATGAACCAACATGTAAGTTTACAATCACAGTCTTGACTTGCACTTTTTATTGGTCCTAAAGACTAGCTTGAAAAGGCTCTTGCATCATCCCATTAAAACAATCTCTCTAACTTTGCTTATTTGTTACTAAGTCGCTTTTGTATATCTGCAGGTCAAGTGGCCTGGTGGTAAGAGATTTGAGGATAAAGTTGTTGAGACACTTAAGAAGCATGGATACGGAGGCGCATATTTATCCAAGCAGTGGTTGAACAAACCCTTGTTTATTCAGTCATTTGCTCCATCTTCACTCGTGTACATATCAAACTTGACAGACTCGCCAAAAGTCTTATTAATAGATGATGTTATCAGGCCAACTCAAGATACTAACCAGGTCCATCCTCTGattcctcttcttgtttcttatCCTTCTACTATAAGTTACTCACCGTTCTTTCTGTCAAAATCTAACTAGACATACGCAGAGATCACATCAGATGCTTATTTCACCTACATCAAAGAGTATGTTGTTGGTATTGGACCATGGAAGGATACAATAGTTCCAGTAACAAACAACTACATGCTAACCCCAACAGATTTGGTCAAAAGAGCTCACGCGCATAAGCTACAGGTGCATCCATACACTTACAGGAATGAAAACCAGTTCCTACACTTTAACTTCAGCCAGGATCCATATAAGGAGTATGAGTACTGGATCAAAGAGATTGGAGTTGATGGACTCTTTACAGATTTCACAGGCAGCCTCCATAACTATCAAGAGTGGGCTTCTCCTTTACCTGAAACCTCCAAGTCCACGCGTCAGCTCTTGAGTCATATTGCTTCCTTGGTCCGCCCTTATGCAAAGGCTTGAAGCACCACACTAAGTCTTTAATCTAACGGAAGAGTCTTGAAGATTAAATAAAATGTGAAAGACACAGATTCATCAAATTGTATCTGTTTTACTTCACAAGATTTATACATTAAAAGTCAAACAACTTTGTAAAATCTTGGAACAGAGTTCTATAATATTCTATCAAACTTTTAACATACACAAATCAAACTCAATCTCCCTCAAAAGGATCTTTTAATTAGACGCAGCAAGTTGTGCAGCAAGGGAAGCAAGATAACAACCACTTAGGGGTGCGGTTAGGGGCTGCTTCTGGTTTAGGAGCTTCCTCTTTCTTCAACCCTTCATCTCCTTCAGACTCAGAGGAACTCTTTGGTGTCTCTGGCTGTGACGGCTTCGTTTGTTTCTTTGGCGGCGTTGAGCTTTGTAGTCCACCTTTATCTGCATTCCCCAATCtatgacatgaacaaaaaaaaagaagttagaaaataaaaaaaaagacatatctGTTTTTAAGACATGAAGACGAGAGATGTTTTGTTTACATTGGGAAAGCAAAAGACTTGACGCTTAAGTTTTCCGACCGACGAGAAATAGAACGATCTAGTTTAttgcttttgttgttgttgctgttgttgtcTTTATTAGCAGCTTCATTAGCCATGATAAACTCTCTTATACTTGATGCAGACTTTTGTTCTTCCTCTTTACTTGCGGGAGACGCTTTCTCTGTTTCAGCTGCTTTCTTGCCTATATCCACCGGAGTTTTCGCCTCCTCCACAACtccgcctcctcctcctcctcctcctcctcctcctcctcctcctcctcctcctcctcctcctccttggtTTGTATTTTGACGAGGAGAAGGTAACGGAGAAGGCAAATGAGgagttctaggtgaaggaggcTGAGGAAACGTGAGCTCTCCCGATTTAAAGTAATCGTTTGCGTTGAAGCTGTTGTTTCCCATGCGGATGCTGAAGAGGGACTCGTTGGAGAGAGTGCTCCATTCAGCTGGAGCTGTAGAGGGCGTTCTTGCGAAAACGTGTGAAGGGATTCTGTAAGGAGGTGTGGTAGGAGTCGAGGTCGTTGTGGTTCTCTCCATTATTTGCGTTGGAGGAGATTGGTTATAGTTTGGATTCTCGTCAGGTCTTGGTTCAGCTTCTattgaagaacaagaagaagaggaagaagaagaagaagacgaagagagcCGTACGGTTTGATCGTTGGGTTGAAAGAAGTTGTGCTCTTGTGACGTTTCCATGGTTTCCAGAATTAAAACTCAGCTAAAAATATCAATCTGCAATGTGAAGATTATAAGGTTTAAAGATATGCAGAAGATGATGAGATCAATGATATGTTTGAATAGAGATTTTAGTTCACCTTCTGATGTTTTAGACGTCAACGATGAGAAGACGAAGAACACAAGGAAGAAGatttctatttttagaaagtttcaATAACAAGTTTTTGGAAGGCCAAGAGACAGAAGAATGTTGTTTGTTTTTGGAATAAGGAGAGTTTAAAGGATACGCACGCGTATATTTCTGATTATAGTACATCTTAAACCCAATTTTAATCAAACTATTTTTGACATTGCTAAGTAAAGATCAGAAAGTGAGCATATGAatccggttcggtttggtttggtttggttaagcATTGGTTTAGTTTTACCGGGTTAAATATAACTCTGTGGCAGATGATCAGTGAGCGAATCTAACGGTCAAGATTATCTTATATCAATGAACGGACAGGATGCGTTCAGTATTTGACATAAGCCTTTCTCTTACAATGGTTTCACTACTGGCGAGAATTCAAAGACGCTTCCAGAGAGATTTGTccccctaaaaccctagacaaGTTGGTACAGTCTCGTCGATTCCTTCTTTCAGTTATTCAGTTCTTTGATTCTATCGATTAGATTTTATGTTCTGATGTTTCATCTGGTCCGACAATaaagttttgtctttttattaatgtttctGGTCTCATTCTTTGTTAACGATCCTCTTCTGTAACCTAGTACGTTGGTCTGGTTTAGATGTGTTCTCTTTCACTGTCTGATTGATGCGATATGTTGGTTTTGTGAGTTGACCTTCTAAGCTTTGGTTCAATCTTTATGGATTCTTCTTTCAGAAAATGATTGTTATCGTTGTGCCTGATAATCGTCTGGTCAACCATATGTGTAGCTAACACGAATACAGATGATAAAGCTTGTAACTTTTTGTGTGTTTgccttatttatttttatgaaagaaCGCATTTTTCTTACTTCTAATGACGATTGAAATGATGGGTCTTTTGTTTTATTCATGAGTTTATCTTATGATTCTGCCTTTCTTGAATCACTATCtatgttttgatttgtttctttatttgtaTACAGATACGCACCACATGGCTTTCTTAAGTAAAGTTGGAAAGATATTTAGGCAGACCAGCACCCATGTCACTGCCTCTAACTCGATGCTACAGAGCATCCGTTGCATGTCTTCCTCTAAAATCTTTGTTGGAGgtgacaataaataacttttatatGGTTGTGTTTCTTTGTTTCTGCTTCTCTCCGCTTGTTTGTCTCAGAACTGTCTATGTTGCTTCAGGTATCTCCTACAGCACTGATGAGTTTGGATTAAGAGAAGCTTTTAGCAAATATGGAGAAGTTGTTGATGGTATCTAGCTAACTCGCTTTAACTTATTAGCCAGAACTCTAGGCTTTGATGTTTTAAATTTCCTGTTTCTTCTGACATTTGCAGCGAAAATTATCGTCGACCGTGAAACTGGTAGATCGAGGGGCTTTGCTTTCGTGACATTTACATCTACCGAGGAGGCTAGCAATGCCATGCAATTGGATGGACAggtaaacacacaaattttccAGCTTCTTTTGGTAATAAGATGTCATGTGGCTTATTCGGTTATTCCTGTGtcatttctttcttcttatcTGACTCTCAATGCCTTGAGGATGCATGTTTCTAGACCACAATATAGGTAGGCTATGTATCATCATCTAGCTTAGAATACTGTTCGTTCGTTAGGCAGCTActtcctcttcttgtttttGTAATCCTGAGATAAATGTTAGTTGTCAGACTGTATTTAGATGATTCTGAAAATGGTTGAATTGATTATTCTTTGCTTCGCATTGTCTATCTACCATTGATTGAAGTCGTTTTTTTGGCATACAGGACCTTCATGGTCGAAGAATTAGGGTGAACTACGCAACTGAAAGAGGAAGTGGATTTGGAGGAAGAGGATTCGGTGGTCCTGGTGGTGGCAATGCCGGTGGTTACGGTGCTCCATCTGGTGGTtatggaggtggtggtggctACGGAGGAGGTGCTGGTGGTTACGGTGCCCCAGCTGGTGGTTATGGAGGCGGTGGTTACAATGCTCCAGCTGGCGGTTACGGAGGTGGATCATCTTACGGTGGAAATGCTGCTGGTGGCGGTTATGGAGGTAACTCTCCTTACGGTGGCAATGCCGCTGGTGGTGGTGGAAGCAACTTTGGCGGTGGATACGGTGTTGCTGGTGGTGTTGGTGGAAGTGACAACTTTGCTCAAGGCAGTTCCTCTAATGCTGGCTTTGATGACAAGTTTAGCAGCAGCGAAACACTAGGCAATGATACTGATCACCAGCTTGAAAGCGCAGGAGGTGAGCAGTTTGGTGGCAGTGACAATCAGTTTGGTGACTCAGAGAACGGTCAAACAGAGATTGGCGGCCCAGACGGGTTTGATCAGACTGACGATGGCGATGTTGCCAAGAAAGCTTAGTCTCTACTCTCATTTGTGTCCTGGAAACTTTTCTTTTGCGGTGTCAGAATAAACTTGTGGGAGTTTATTAGTTTCTGTTTTTCAACGTTTGGTGTTGTTTATCATGCAGAGAGACCTCtcgttttcttatgttttgtgtCACTTGAGGCCcgcaaataataaaattgtaataaCTTCGAACAGACTCGTATTCGTTCTATTTAAGGTTCTATACTAGAGACTACTAGTTTCAATCTTTGAAACTGAAGACTACCCAATCTGCGTTGTAACAAGCGTCACCAGTTTTTGTTTTCGTTGAGCTTCTTCACAAGCTCTTCAAACCTGAAAGCCACATGGCAGATTTTTATCGTACTGAAAGCGATCTTACTGGACACAACAAACTCAGGGAAGTAATCAGCCAATTACAGTTTTaccctttatttttttctgataattggaaattaaaatgtttttaagtaAATCGCTGCGGTTCACAAATAGGTATAAGGTCGATGTGGCGAGAGAAGCGCGCAAAGTCTGTCTACTAATCACTGCTAAAACCTCATAAGCCCTAAAACACCTGGAACCTTCGATAGATACAGTTGCTCTCAACGGAAATGGCGAGCAAGGGCTCCGATTCGAATCGCGAGCAACCACCTCCTCTGAGCATCGAAATCAAAGCCACTCAGGATCA comes from the Brassica napus cultivar Da-Ae chromosome A7, Da-Ae, whole genome shotgun sequence genome and includes:
- the LOC106354372 gene encoding uncharacterized protein DDB_G0271670; this translates as METSQEHNFFQPNDQTVRLSSSSSSSSSSSCSSIEAEPRPDENPNYNQSPPTQIMERTTTTSTPTTPPYRIPSHVFARTPSTAPAEWSTLSNESLFSIRMGNNSFNANDYFKSGELTFPQPPSPRTPHLPSPLPSPRQNTNQGGGGGGGGVVEEAKTPVDIGKKAAETEKASPASKEEEQKSASSIREFIMANEAANKDNNSNNNKSNKLDRSISRRSENLSVKSFAFPILGNADKGGLQSSTPPKKQTKPSQPETPKSSSESEGDEGLKKEEAPKPEAAPNRTPKWLLSCFPCCTTCCV
- the LOC106354371 gene encoding glycerophosphodiester phosphodiesterase GDPD5-like; amino-acid sequence: MILTKCLIWLSLVTLCTGRTLYQRPGKGVKDAATKQPIQTSRPYNIAHRGSNGEIPEETKAAYLRAIEDGTDFIETDILSSKDGVLICFHDVILDLTTDVASRKEFAGRNRTYDVQGFKIPGFFTFDFTLKELKTLRTKQRYAFRDQQYNGKYPIITFEEFLAIAQDAPRVVGIYPEIKNPVLMNQHVKWPGGKRFEDKVVETLKKHGYGGAYLSKQWLNKPLFIQSFAPSSLVYISNLTDSPKVLLIDDVIRPTQDTNQTYAEITSDAYFTYIKEYVVGIGPWKDTIVPVTNNYMLTPTDLVKRAHAHKLQVHPYTYRNENQFLHFNFSQDPYKEYEYWIKEIGVDGLFTDFTGSLHNYQEWASPLPETSKSTRQLLSHIASLVRPYAKA
- the LOC106354374 gene encoding glycine-rich RNA-binding protein 5, mitochondrial-like, with protein sequence MAFLSKVGKIFRQTSTHVTASNSMLQSIRCMSSSKIFVGGISYSTDEFGLREAFSKYGEVVDAKIIVDRETGRSRGFAFVTFTSTEEASNAMQLDGQDLHGRRIRVNYATERGSGFGGRGFGGPGGGNAGGYGAPSGGYGGGGGYGGGAGGYGAPAGGYGGGGYNAPAGGYGGGSSYGGNAAGGGYGGNSPYGGNAAGGGGSNFGGGYGVAGGVGGSDNFAQGSSSNAGFDDKFSSSETLGNDTDHQLESAGGEQFGGSDNQFGDSENGQTEIGGPDGFDQTDDGDVAKKA